Part of the Leptospira yasudae genome is shown below.
TTTGATAGACCGGAAATGGTGTTTGGTCCCGAAGTGTTTTCAAACCCAGAGTTTCGATCCAAGGTTTTGCTTCCGGGAAAAGCGCGACGGAAATAAAAATCATCTTTCTTTCTTGATACCGGAACATAGAATCTGGGACAAGAGAGAAATCATCGAAACGAAAGAAAAGGAGTCTTTCATGGATTTGATCGAAAAGGTAAAAAGAGAATTTTGGCCGAAGCTGAAATCGGTCGTCTCCAAGATTCCGTTTACGGAGGATCTGATCGCGCTTTATTATTCCATGATGGATCCGGAAACCCCCTTAAAAACGAAACTCGTGATTGCAGGTGCGTTGGCGTATTTTATTTCTCCGTTGGATGCGGTTCCGGATTTTATTCCCGGTGCGGGATTTCTGGATGACGCGGGAGTGATTGCGGCCGTACTGGCAAGTGTTCAGTCCGCGATCCGCGAAGAACATAGAGAGAAGGCGAGAAAATTTCTGGAGAACGAATGAGCTTAGACAACGAAATCAAAATCAGATACGAACATTTCCTGAACTTCGTTCCGAAGGTCATGGAATTTTTAGCGTCCACTCAGGAAGAAAACGATCTCGATATCGGTTACAAAGGAGAGATTGATCTCGTTACAAAAGCGGACAAGGGTTCGGAAGAAAGAATCATTTCCGAGATCGATCGAATGTTCCCGACCGACAGTATTCTCGGCGAAGAAGGAACGGACAAAAAAGGAAGTTCGATTTTTAAATGGATCATCGATCCTTTGGACGGAACCGTAAATTATTCTCACAGACTTCCGTTGTACTGTGCTTGCATCGGATTGGAAAATCAGGAAAGCGGAGAAGTCGTAATGGGAATCGTTCCTCTTCCGGGTATGAACGAAATCTATCATGCTCGAAAAAATCACGGAGCCTATAAAAATCAAAAAAAGATTTCCGTTTCTAAAACGAAGGAACTGAAACAATCCTTGCTTTCGACGGGATTTCCATACGACCGCGAAAAGAAAATCGATCGATTGATGTTTTACTACAGAAACTTTTTGTTGAAGACGAGAGGGGTTCGAAGAACGGGCGCAGCCGGTTTGGATCTTTGTTGGGTCGCGGAAGGAAGGTTCGACGCTTTTTGGGAAGAAGGTTTGAAGCCTTGGGACATGGCGGCTCCTTCCGTGATTCTTACCGAAGCCGGTGGAAAAATGTCCACGTATGACGGAAATACGTTTACTCCGTACATTCCGAACGTTGTTGCAAGCAACACTCTACTTCACGAAAAGATGATGGAAGGAATGCAGGAATATCTGAGAATTCCTACATAAATCGCGACCCTTAGGAAGCGATTTGCTGAGTTATCGCGACCCTGCCGAACGACCCTTAGGGAGTGAGACACTGAGTTTAGGAAGCGATTTGCTGAGTTATCGCGACCCTGCCGAACGACCCTTAGGGAGTGAGACACTGAGTTTAGGAAGCGATTTGCTGAGTTATCGTGATTTCAAAGCCCGACGTATTTTTTCTGAATCGTCTTTTCGATCAATCGAAGTAACTTTTCTTTTACCGTATCGGCGTTGAAGTTCAGCTCCACGTATTTCTTGCCGTTTTTACCGAGGATCATCGATTCATCGGGATGATTTAGAATGTAATCCAAGGTCGCAAAAAAGCTCTTTTGATCGGAATAAAAAAGACCGCCGTTGCTTCGAAGGCAATGACCTTTTAGAACATCCGATTTTCCATTTACCAAAACCGGCTTTCCTTTCAACCAAGCTTCCATCAAAACGATCGAAAAACTTTCCAACGGGGAGGAATTAATCAGACAAACGCAGCTTTCCAGAAGGTCGAGTTTGATTTGTTCTTCCACAAAACCTAGAAATTCTATATTCTGATTTTCTAAAATACGATTCGGAATTTTGGAAGCGATTTTTCCTACGATCTTGAGTTTGTGCGGAAGTTCCGTGTTCTTTTTCCATTCCGCGAACCATTCCGCCATTTCCAAAAAACCTTTTCCCTGATCCACGCGGCCCACGTAGAGAAGGAACGGGACCTTTTCGGAGGTCGGTGATTCTTCCTTTTTGGAAACGGCTTTGGTACGGACTTGTTCTTTGTCTTTGGATACGATTGCATTCGATCCGGAGATTCCGGATCGTTCGAGAAGATTCGATTTTGCTTTGTCCGTATAACGACTTAGATCGAGGTTCATTCCCGTAATTGAATAGATACTCGGTTTGAATCCGAGAATGTTTTGAAACACTTCCAATTCTTCCGGAGTGTTAAACGAATATGAACTCTGATCCGTTAGAACTTCCTTATATACCGGAAGATATGCAGGAGCTTCGTCATGGAACGTAGGAATGACGATCGACTTTTCTGCAACTAAGGGAGCCCCGAAAACCAAAGGATAATACAGATAACTTACGAAGAAAAAAACGTCGAACTCGCTCTTTCTCGATTCTATGAATTGAATCAGCTCGGGAATGTAAGGACCTTGTTCTTCAAGCCAATATTGAACATTCTCCTTATTCTGAAGAGAAGGTTCCTCCAAAATCTTTTTCGAGAGTTTGTTGAACTTATCGATGTTTCTTTGTTTTTCAACGGTAAATTGCAGAAC
Proteins encoded:
- a CDS encoding glycosyltransferase family 4 protein, which produces MKPSLKKIAVVSPIFSDKVSGGSEKLIFQFVELLASEFEITVLTTRSLDYITWKNSISIQGKNFFQETSNSSKPILIEERNSSLGGKYTVLQFTVEKQRNIDKFNKLSKKILEEPSLQNKENVQYWLEEQGPYIPELIQFIESRKSEFDVFFFVSYLYYPLVFGAPLVAEKSIVIPTFHDEAPAYLPVYKEVLTDQSSYSFNTPEELEVFQNILGFKPSIYSITGMNLDLSRYTDKAKSNLLERSGISGSNAIVSKDKEQVRTKAVSKKEESPTSEKVPFLLYVGRVDQGKGFLEMAEWFAEWKKNTELPHKLKIVGKIASKIPNRILENQNIEFLGFVEEQIKLDLLESCVCLINSSPLESFSIVLMEAWLKGKPVLVNGKSDVLKGHCLRSNGGLFYSDQKSFFATLDYILNHPDESMILGKNGKKYVELNFNADTVKEKLLRLIEKTIQKKYVGL
- a CDS encoding YkvA family protein, which translates into the protein MDLIEKVKREFWPKLKSVVSKIPFTEDLIALYYSMMDPETPLKTKLVIAGALAYFISPLDAVPDFIPGAGFLDDAGVIAAVLASVQSAIREEHREKARKFLENE
- a CDS encoding inositol monophosphatase family protein, producing the protein MSLDNEIKIRYEHFLNFVPKVMEFLASTQEENDLDIGYKGEIDLVTKADKGSEERIISEIDRMFPTDSILGEEGTDKKGSSIFKWIIDPLDGTVNYSHRLPLYCACIGLENQESGEVVMGIVPLPGMNEIYHARKNHGAYKNQKKISVSKTKELKQSLLSTGFPYDREKKIDRLMFYYRNFLLKTRGVRRTGAAGLDLCWVAEGRFDAFWEEGLKPWDMAAPSVILTEAGGKMSTYDGNTFTPYIPNVVASNTLLHEKMMEGMQEYLRIPT